Proteins encoded by one window of Pseudomonas sp. LS44:
- a CDS encoding TetR/AcrR family transcriptional regulator has translation MADLSPKALKTRAGLLDAARSELLEQGGGLEVGRVAERAGVSVGLIYRYFNSRAGLLAAVAEDFYDRYQEQVMAADPLPDAADWSSREEQRTRRAVDFVYAEPLAPLVLVSLAREPEVAALEAQRTAENVRQGADNIRRGQAAGQLNAGLDPELVSAMILGGMHQALLEALARPQRPVADHLARQLWHFIRGALAPL, from the coding sequence ATGGCCGATCTTTCCCCCAAAGCCCTGAAAACCCGTGCCGGCCTGCTGGATGCGGCCCGCAGCGAATTGTTGGAGCAGGGCGGCGGCCTGGAAGTCGGCCGGGTGGCCGAGCGTGCCGGGGTGTCGGTCGGGCTGATCTACCGCTACTTCAACTCGCGCGCCGGGCTGCTGGCGGCGGTGGCCGAGGACTTCTACGACCGCTACCAGGAACAGGTGATGGCCGCCGATCCTCTGCCGGATGCGGCCGACTGGTCCAGCCGCGAGGAGCAGCGCACCCGTCGTGCGGTGGACTTCGTCTACGCCGAGCCGCTGGCGCCGCTGGTGCTGGTCAGCCTGGCGCGCGAGCCGGAAGTCGCCGCGCTGGAGGCCCAGCGCACCGCCGAGAACGTCCGCCAGGGCGCCGACAACATCCGCCGCGGCCAGGCCGCCGGCCAGCTCAATGCCGGCCTCGACCCGGAGCTGGTGTCGGCGATGATCTTAGGCGGCATGCATCAGGCGCTGCTGGAGGCCCTGGCGCGGCCCCAGCGTCCTGTCGCCGACCACTTGGCGCGGCAGCTTTGGCACTTTATTCGCGGCGCCTTGGCGCCGTTGTAG
- a CDS encoding HPP family protein — protein sequence MTQRLSLANWLHSFNPPAMNTRPREWLRAGLGAALGVLLSTWVCYQLFGAPVAAHLVGPLGASAILLFAVSSGALAQPWSIVGSYLVATLVALALVQVGGASLVTASLAVGVALALMCPLRCLHPPGGAVAFCVAMGGPDLAEMGLQVLAPVMLNALCLLACALLYNNLTRVRYPKPHGTPAAEMHHTQDVAPQERVGITSADLDQALEDIGEFVDVTREDLEQIVRATEKYALRRSMGDIRAGQIMSRDVQCATPETTVEQALRVLEYHHLKALPVLDEERRLVGVVSLIDLLGHSRRAPHSDFLGRLGLRRDVPLSRVMSQPVTWVGSDAHVVELIPLLSEQGLHCLPVLEQGELVGIVTQTDLIAALHRDLIVHLG from the coding sequence ATGACGCAACGCCTTTCCTTGGCCAATTGGCTGCACAGCTTCAATCCTCCCGCCATGAATACTCGCCCGCGCGAATGGTTGCGTGCCGGGCTCGGCGCCGCGTTGGGTGTATTGCTGAGTACCTGGGTGTGCTACCAGTTGTTCGGCGCGCCGGTGGCCGCGCATCTGGTCGGCCCGCTGGGTGCTTCGGCGATCCTGTTGTTCGCGGTGTCTTCCGGTGCGCTGGCGCAACCCTGGTCGATTGTCGGCAGCTATCTGGTGGCGACTCTGGTGGCCCTGGCGCTGGTGCAGGTCGGCGGCGCTTCGTTGGTTACTGCGAGCCTGGCGGTCGGGGTTGCGCTGGCGCTGATGTGCCCGTTGCGCTGCCTGCATCCGCCCGGTGGCGCGGTGGCGTTTTGCGTGGCCATGGGCGGGCCGGACCTGGCCGAGATGGGCCTGCAGGTGCTCGCGCCGGTGATGCTCAATGCGCTATGCCTGCTGGCCTGCGCACTGCTCTACAACAACCTGACCCGCGTGCGTTACCCCAAGCCGCATGGCACGCCGGCTGCCGAGATGCATCACACCCAGGACGTGGCGCCGCAGGAGCGCGTCGGCATCACTTCGGCCGACCTCGACCAGGCGCTGGAGGATATCGGTGAGTTCGTCGACGTGACCCGCGAGGATCTTGAGCAGATCGTCCGCGCCACGGAAAAGTACGCTCTGCGGCGCAGCATGGGCGATATCCGCGCCGGGCAGATCATGTCCCGCGATGTGCAATGTGCGACGCCGGAAACCACTGTGGAGCAGGCCTTGCGCGTGCTCGAATACCATCACTTGAAGGCCTTGCCGGTGCTCGACGAGGAGCGCCGGTTAGTCGGTGTCGTCAGCCTGATCGACCTGCTCGGCCATTCGCGGCGCGCACCGCACTCGGACTTCCTCGGGCGCCTGGGACTGCGCCGCGATGTGCCGCTGAGCCGGGTGATGAGTCAACCGGTGACCTGGGTGGGTAGCGATGCGCATGTGGTCGAGCTGATTCCGCTGCTGTCCGAACAGGGCCTGCATTGCCTGCCGGTGCTGGAACAGGGCGAATTGGTGGGGATCGTCACGCAGACCGATCTGATCGCCGCGCTGCACCGCGATCTGATCGTGCATCTGGGGTAG
- a CDS encoding 7-cyano-7-deazaguanine/7-aminomethyl-7-deazaguanine transporter, giving the protein MTLLSPQRRRFALSALIAFHILIIIASNYLVQLPITLFGWHTTWGAFSFPFIFLATDLTVRLLGKGPARQVIARVMLPALVVSYVISVLFQEAEFRGLGSLLQFNEFVLRISLASFLAYVLGQLLDIQVFDRLRKLPQWWIAPTASTIVGNLMDTFVFFSVAFWHSSNPFMAENWVEIATVDYGVKLAVMLILMVPLYGILLNSLLRLLAGRAPATA; this is encoded by the coding sequence ATGACTCTGCTTTCCCCGCAACGCCGGCGTTTTGCGCTGAGCGCCCTGATTGCGTTCCACATCCTGATCATCATCGCCAGCAACTATCTGGTGCAGCTGCCGATCACCCTGTTCGGCTGGCACACCACCTGGGGCGCGTTCAGTTTTCCGTTCATCTTCCTGGCGACCGACCTGACCGTGCGTCTGCTCGGCAAAGGCCCGGCGCGTCAGGTGATCGCCCGCGTCATGCTGCCGGCGCTGGTGGTGTCCTATGTGATTTCGGTGCTGTTCCAGGAAGCCGAATTCCGCGGCCTGGGCTCGCTGCTGCAGTTCAACGAGTTCGTCTTGCGCATCTCGCTGGCCAGCTTCCTGGCCTACGTGCTCGGGCAACTGCTCGACATCCAGGTGTTCGACCGCCTGCGCAAGCTGCCGCAATGGTGGATCGCCCCGACCGCCTCGACCATCGTCGGCAACCTGATGGACACCTTCGTGTTCTTCTCGGTGGCGTTCTGGCACAGCAGCAACCCGTTCATGGCCGAGAATTGGGTGGAGATCGCCACCGTGGACTACGGCGTCAAACTGGCGGTCATGCTGATCCTTATGGTGCCGCTCTACGGCATTCTGCTGAACAGCCTGCTGCGTCTGCTCGCTGGGCGCGCGCCAGCCACGGCCTGA
- the ccoN gene encoding cytochrome-c oxidase, cbb3-type subunit I: MASAAPPLTYNYAIVRQFTLMTLIWGILGMFMGVFIAAQLVWPELNFGLSWTSFGRIRPIHTNLVIFAFGGGALFATSLYVVQRTSRVRLISDSLAKFVFWGWQSAIVALLISYPLGITTSKEYAEMEWPIALWVAIVWVAYAYLFFGTIARRKVQHIYVGNWFYGAFIVVTGMVHVVNHIAIPVSLLKSYSVYSGATDAMIQWWYGHSVVGFILSVGFLGMMYYFVPKQAERPIYSYRLSIVHFWSIIALYIWAGPHHLHYTALPDWAQSLGMAMSMILLAPSWGGMINGMMTLSGAWHKLRTDPILRFLVVSLAFYGMSTFEGPMMAIKTVNALSHYTDWTIGHVHAGALGWVAMISIGTLYHMIPKLYGRERMHSLGLINAHFWLATIGTVLYIAAMWVNGITQGLMWRAINEDGTLTYSFVETLQASHAGYVVRLIGGATFASGMLLMAWNTWRTIRVGERDVQGLVPALA; encoded by the coding sequence ATGGCCAGTGCAGCACCACCGCTTACCTACAACTACGCGATCGTTCGCCAATTCACCTTGATGACCCTGATCTGGGGGATTCTCGGCATGTTTATGGGCGTGTTCATCGCCGCTCAATTGGTCTGGCCGGAGCTGAATTTCGGCCTGTCATGGACCAGCTTCGGCCGTATCCGCCCGATCCACACCAACCTGGTGATCTTCGCGTTCGGCGGCGGCGCCTTGTTCGCCACCTCGCTGTACGTGGTGCAGCGCACCAGTCGGGTGCGGCTGATTTCCGACAGTCTGGCCAAGTTCGTGTTCTGGGGTTGGCAGTCGGCGATCGTCGCACTGTTGATCAGCTATCCGCTGGGCATCACCACGTCCAAGGAATACGCCGAGATGGAGTGGCCGATTGCGCTGTGGGTGGCGATCGTCTGGGTCGCCTATGCCTACCTGTTCTTCGGCACCATCGCGCGGCGCAAGGTCCAGCATATCTATGTCGGCAACTGGTTCTACGGTGCGTTCATCGTGGTCACCGGTATGGTCCATGTGGTCAATCACATCGCCATTCCGGTCAGCCTGCTCAAGTCCTATTCGGTGTATTCCGGCGCCACCGACGCGATGATCCAGTGGTGGTACGGCCACAGCGTGGTCGGCTTCATCCTCTCGGTGGGCTTCCTCGGCATGATGTATTACTTCGTGCCCAAGCAGGCCGAGCGGCCGATCTACTCCTATCGGCTGTCCATCGTGCATTTCTGGTCGATCATCGCCCTGTACATCTGGGCCGGCCCGCACCACCTGCATTACACCGCGCTGCCGGACTGGGCGCAGAGCCTCGGCATGGCGATGTCGATGATCCTCCTGGCGCCGAGCTGGGGCGGCATGATCAACGGCATGATGACCCTCTCCGGTGCCTGGCATAAATTGCGCACCGACCCGATCCTGCGCTTCCTGGTCGTGTCCCTGGCGTTCTACGGCATGTCGACCTTCGAAGGTCCGATGATGGCGATCAAGACCGTCAACGCGCTGTCCCACTACACCGACTGGACCATCGGCCACGTGCACGCCGGGGCGCTCGGTTGGGTAGCGATGATTTCCATCGGCACGCTGTATCACATGATTCCCAAGCTCTACGGTCGCGAGCGGATGCACAGCCTCGGCTTGATCAACGCTCACTTCTGGCTGGCGACCATCGGTACCGTGCTGTACATCGCCGCGATGTGGGTCAACGGCATCACCCAGGGCCTGATGTGGCGGGCGATCAACGAGGACGGCACGCTGACTTACTCGTTCGTCGAAACACTACAAGCCAGCCATGCCGGTTATGTGGTGCGCCTGATCGGTGGCGCGACCTTTGCCAGCGGCATGCTGTTGATGGCCTGGAATACCTGGCGGACCATCCGCGTCGGCGAGCGCGACGTGCAGGGTCTGGTGCCTGCTTTAGCCTGA
- a CDS encoding aromatic ring-hydroxylating dioxygenase subunit alpha — protein sequence MQHSTQVELLKRTLALIEQGQTDCAPAPSALPVEVYLDAERYRRERDEVLRREPVLVARSSEIAAGHFLTRELLAPLLLSRDEQGRLRGFLNVCKHRGTQLVGEASGKNRVFVCPYHGWAYNPDGQLRGIPHGYGFEGIARACLNLTEVPVAERFGAVWARLSPGPALDLDAFFGPQILADFDSFGLDEHVIFDPRDIRRPVNWKLTIDTFLENYHVQKAHQATIDHLFWPNLGLFERFGRHIRNYYVKRNLRDILDQPESAWNLRQNGNLLYFLWPNTLVLVEPDHIDFSSVYPDGPLATRVLGHTLLSEEPASDKARRYFEKNNEILYSALEEDFALAARVQTGIQAGASDRLWHGRFEPALKWFHQSLDEALDDRRVIDL from the coding sequence ATGCAGCATTCCACCCAGGTCGAACTGCTCAAACGCACCCTCGCCCTGATCGAGCAGGGCCAGACTGACTGCGCCCCGGCCCCCTCGGCGCTGCCGGTGGAGGTCTATCTGGATGCAGAGCGCTACCGCCGCGAGCGCGACGAAGTCCTCCGTCGCGAGCCGGTGCTGGTGGCGCGCTCCAGCGAGATTGCGGCCGGTCATTTCCTCACCCGCGAGCTGCTCGCGCCGCTGCTGCTGAGCCGCGACGAGCAGGGCCGCCTGCGTGGTTTCCTCAACGTCTGCAAGCATCGCGGCACCCAGTTGGTCGGCGAGGCCAGCGGCAAGAACCGGGTGTTCGTCTGCCCCTATCACGGCTGGGCCTACAACCCGGACGGCCAGCTGCGCGGCATTCCCCACGGCTATGGCTTCGAGGGCATCGCCCGCGCCTGCCTGAACCTCACCGAGGTGCCGGTGGCCGAGCGTTTCGGCGCGGTGTGGGCGCGCCTGTCGCCGGGGCCGGCGCTGGACCTGGACGCCTTCTTCGGCCCGCAGATCCTCGCCGACTTCGACAGCTTCGGCCTCGACGAGCATGTGATCTTCGACCCGCGCGACATCCGCCGGCCGGTGAACTGGAAGCTGACCATCGACACCTTCCTCGAGAACTACCACGTGCAGAAGGCCCACCAGGCCACCATCGACCACCTGTTCTGGCCCAACCTCGGGCTGTTCGAACGCTTCGGCCGGCACATCCGCAACTACTACGTGAAGCGCAATCTGCGCGACATCCTCGATCAGCCGGAAAGCGCCTGGAATCTGCGCCAGAACGGCAACCTGCTGTATTTCCTCTGGCCCAACACCCTGGTGCTGGTCGAGCCGGACCACATCGACTTCTCCAGCGTCTACCCCGACGGCCCACTGGCCACCCGGGTGCTCGGCCACACCCTGCTCAGCGAAGAGCCCGCTAGCGACAAGGCGCGTCGCTACTTCGAGAAGAACAACGAGATTCTCTATAGCGCCCTGGAAGAAGATTTCGCCCTGGCCGCGCGGGTGCAGACCGGCATCCAGGCCGGCGCCAGCGACCGCCTCTGGCACGGCCGCTTCGAGCCGGCGCTGAAGTGGTTCCATCAGAGCCTCGATGAGGCGCTGGACGATAGACGGGTGATCGATCTGTAA
- a CDS encoding tyrosine-protein phosphatase → MTLRTLFPLSVLCLNISCAFAASQPLSTPVLSSIDNFRDVAGTTNAYTTQNGGVMRGGVFYRSNALTPNAADLTTLNILNIGLVIDLRTPSEIAATPDTMPTGARYLNINVIGAGDTSSFSLTSPTNSVKLMEDMNRQMVADPHARAELARELRELAASEDPALFHCTAGKDRTGWTAALLQSIAGVDKTTIMNDYLATNAYTAKRVQATLDGVTKKYGASAAAIYAPLLGVQASFLQAGLDQIVASYGSMDNYLKEGLGLDQATLYALRGKMVRFELLPGQNGLRGNAAAGAAALAALQDSALGGTASAYNYYLQSAIDAGNLGGVESTVGGQVHADAGSYLLRQAQRIDDALRGHASGQHLGEGEANLWMTGMAGYLGTDGSAEAASSNEHSTGTVVGLTQRFDAQTSGYAGFGYSNGSVGAASGSVDTDTVFLTGGVRYGFDNLDSGAFTALQLDTGHVDYDSKRDLGGGLGRAKGETDGYFYGATGRLGYVHNIESLRIEPSLGLRASRIQLDSFRETGSELALDVDSLSETASSLLGDVNLGFAPRHLSGWSVTPTVSLGYEHLFGDAGVTSEGTLLNTGIAQDSAFDSRDLYKAGFNLTASRSALSLGADVNIINGGDSSGLSGNLSASLAF, encoded by the coding sequence TTGACCCTTCGAACGCTTTTCCCTCTTTCCGTGCTGTGCCTAAACATCAGCTGCGCCTTCGCTGCCAGCCAGCCGCTTTCCACGCCGGTCCTCTCCAGCATCGACAACTTCCGCGACGTGGCCGGCACCACCAATGCCTACACCACCCAGAATGGCGGCGTCATGCGCGGTGGCGTGTTCTACCGCTCCAACGCCCTGACCCCGAATGCCGCCGACCTAACAACCCTGAACATCCTGAACATCGGCCTGGTCATCGACCTGCGCACTCCGTCCGAAATCGCCGCAACCCCAGATACCATGCCCACCGGCGCCCGTTACCTGAACATCAACGTCATCGGCGCCGGCGACACCAGCTCCTTCAGCCTCACGAGTCCGACTAACAGCGTGAAGCTAATGGAGGACATGAACCGCCAGATGGTCGCCGACCCCCACGCCCGTGCAGAGCTCGCCAGGGAATTGCGTGAACTGGCCGCCAGCGAAGACCCGGCGCTGTTCCACTGCACCGCCGGCAAGGACCGCACCGGCTGGACTGCCGCGCTACTGCAGAGCATCGCAGGCGTCGACAAAACCACGATCATGAACGACTACCTGGCCACCAACGCCTATACCGCCAAGCGGGTGCAGGCGACCCTGGACGGCGTGACGAAGAAATACGGCGCCTCGGCCGCCGCCATCTACGCACCGTTGCTGGGCGTCCAGGCCAGCTTCCTGCAGGCCGGCCTCGACCAGATCGTCGCCAGCTACGGCAGCATGGACAACTACCTGAAGGAAGGCCTGGGCCTGGACCAGGCCACCCTCTATGCCCTGCGCGGCAAGATGGTGCGCTTCGAGTTGCTGCCGGGGCAGAACGGCCTGCGCGGCAACGCCGCCGCCGGCGCCGCAGCACTCGCAGCCCTACAGGACTCGGCGCTGGGCGGCACCGCCTCTGCCTACAACTACTACCTGCAGTCGGCCATCGACGCCGGCAACCTCGGCGGCGTGGAATCGACCGTCGGCGGCCAGGTGCATGCCGATGCCGGCAGCTACCTGCTGCGCCAGGCGCAGCGCATCGACGACGCGCTACGCGGACACGCCAGCGGCCAGCACCTGGGCGAAGGCGAAGCGAACCTGTGGATGACCGGCATGGCCGGCTACCTGGGCACCGACGGCTCCGCCGAGGCAGCCAGCAGCAACGAGCACAGCACCGGCACGGTGGTCGGCCTGACCCAACGCTTCGACGCCCAGACCAGCGGTTATGCGGGCTTCGGCTACAGCAACGGCTCGGTCGGCGCGGCCAGCGGCAGCGTCGATACGGATACGGTGTTCCTGACCGGCGGCGTGCGCTACGGCTTCGACAACCTCGACAGCGGCGCCTTCACCGCCCTGCAACTCGACACCGGCCACGTCGACTACGACAGCAAGCGCGATCTCGGCGGCGGTCTGGGCCGCGCCAAGGGCGAGACCGACGGCTACTTCTATGGCGCCACCGGCCGTCTCGGCTACGTGCACAACATCGAATCGCTGCGCATCGAGCCGAGCCTCGGCCTGCGCGCCAGCCGTATCCAACTGGACAGTTTCCGGGAAACCGGCAGCGAACTGGCTCTCGACGTCGACTCGCTCAGCGAGACCGCCAGCAGCCTGCTCGGCGACGTCAACCTTGGCTTCGCACCTCGCCACCTCAGTGGCTGGTCCGTGACGCCGACCGTCAGCCTCGGCTACGAGCACCTGTTCGGCGACGCTGGGGTGACCAGCGAAGGCACCCTGCTGAACACCGGCATCGCCCAAGACTCGGCCTTCGACAGCCGCGACCTGTACAAGGCCGGCTTCAACCTCACCGCCAGCCGTTCGGCGCTCAGCCTCGGCGCCGACGTCAACATCATCAACGGTGGCGACAGCAGCGGTCTGAGCGGCAACCTGAGCGCCAGCCTGGCGTTCTGA
- a CDS encoding crotonase/enoyl-CoA hydratase family protein, producing MTESTVHYSVTGRVATLTLNRPERLNAIDDRMPDDIAAAVARANADDAVHVIVLTGAGRGFCSGYDLKFFAENPRGVYGSQEMPWDPMVDYALMKRNTEQFMSLFRSYKPVIAKVNGPAVAGGSDIALCCDLIVMAEEAQIGYPPARVWGCPTTAMWVYRLGAEKAKRMLLTGDLIDGREAQRLGLVYQSVPLAELDAAVDALVGRMQGIPKNQLMMQKLMINQSFHNMGLESTQMFATLFDGITRHSPEGVRFKARCEEVGFNQAVRERDSGQPIP from the coding sequence ATGACCGAATCCACCGTGCACTACAGCGTCACCGGCCGCGTGGCCACCCTCACCCTCAACCGCCCGGAGCGCCTCAACGCCATCGACGACCGCATGCCCGACGACATCGCCGCCGCTGTGGCGCGCGCCAATGCCGACGACGCCGTGCATGTGATCGTCCTCACCGGCGCCGGGCGGGGCTTCTGCAGCGGCTACGACCTCAAGTTCTTCGCCGAGAACCCGCGCGGCGTGTACGGCAGCCAGGAAATGCCCTGGGACCCGATGGTCGACTACGCGCTGATGAAGCGGAACACCGAGCAGTTCATGAGCCTGTTCCGCAGCTACAAGCCGGTGATCGCTAAGGTCAACGGCCCGGCGGTAGCCGGCGGCAGCGACATCGCGCTGTGCTGCGACCTGATCGTGATGGCCGAGGAGGCGCAGATCGGCTACCCGCCGGCGCGGGTCTGGGGCTGCCCGACCACGGCCATGTGGGTGTACCGCCTCGGTGCCGAGAAGGCCAAGCGCATGCTGCTGACCGGCGACCTGATCGACGGCCGCGAGGCCCAGCGCCTCGGCCTGGTGTACCAGAGCGTGCCGCTGGCCGAGTTGGATGCCGCGGTCGATGCGCTGGTCGGGCGCATGCAGGGCATCCCCAAGAACCAGTTGATGATGCAGAAGCTGATGATCAACCAGTCCTTCCACAACATGGGCCTGGAGAGCACGCAGATGTTCGCCACGCTGTTCGACGGCATCACCCGCCACAGCCCGGAAGGCGTGCGTTTCAAGGCGCGCTGCGAGGAAGTCGGCTTCAATCAGGCGGTGCGCGAGCGCGACTCGGGGCAGCCGATCCCGTAA
- a CDS encoding TetR/AcrR family transcriptional regulator → MNKPTEQPNTRERLIAAMADALQRRGLHGVGVNEVLAQAGAPKGVLYHHFPGGKVELAVAAIQAVVAHLRATLTQLQASQGEALQVLRVWLEQARRQLEQSGFERGCPLATVALESGADDQTLRAALAAGFAEIRQLLAGLLGQAGVPEERAGALATLTVAAYEGALLQARVAGDGQALQVTMNLLLEWIGGEIEAVGVTR, encoded by the coding sequence ATGAACAAACCTACAGAACAACCCAATACCCGCGAGCGGCTGATCGCCGCCATGGCCGACGCGCTGCAGCGTCGCGGCCTGCATGGCGTGGGGGTGAACGAGGTGCTGGCCCAGGCCGGCGCGCCCAAGGGCGTGCTCTATCACCATTTCCCCGGCGGCAAGGTCGAGTTGGCGGTCGCGGCCATCCAGGCCGTGGTGGCGCACCTGCGCGCCACGCTCACGCAGTTGCAGGCCAGCCAGGGCGAGGCGTTGCAGGTGCTGCGCGTCTGGCTGGAGCAGGCACGCCGGCAACTCGAGCAGAGCGGCTTCGAGCGCGGCTGCCCGCTGGCCACCGTGGCGCTGGAGTCGGGTGCCGACGACCAGACCCTGCGCGCGGCCCTGGCCGCCGGCTTTGCCGAGATCCGCCAACTGCTGGCCGGTCTGCTGGGTCAGGCGGGCGTGCCGGAGGAGCGGGCTGGGGCGTTGGCCACGCTCACCGTCGCGGCCTATGAGGGAGCACTGCTGCAGGCGCGGGTCGCCGGCGACGGGCAGGCGCTACAAGTCACCATGAACCTGCTGCTGGAATGGATCGGCGGGGAAATCGAAGCAGTGGGAGTTACACGATGA
- a CDS encoding LysR family transcriptional regulator, protein MDIELARTFLEITRCGSFIAAAERLHVTQTAITARVQNLESQLNCKLFVRNRAGAKLTADGEAFVVYANQLVQTWEAAQRDLPLLEGYRNVLHVGGEVSLCNPLMLSWVHVLREQIPSHAIRAEVGDGQRLLRQLELGVLDAALVYQPAYWPGMQVEELLEEKLIQIRLPGNPEPYVYIDWGEGFRRQHDAALPDKAKAALTFNLGPLALQYILEHGGAGYFRTRVVQSYLDSGVLERVPKAPEFSYPTYLVYSRERDSAALQQAFQLLREVVRSDSDWSQRWDPVI, encoded by the coding sequence ATGGATATCGAGCTCGCCCGCACCTTCCTCGAAATCACCCGCTGCGGCAGCTTCATCGCCGCTGCCGAGCGCTTGCATGTCACCCAGACGGCCATCACCGCGCGGGTGCAGAACCTCGAAAGCCAGCTCAACTGCAAGCTGTTCGTACGCAACCGCGCGGGTGCCAAGCTGACCGCCGATGGCGAGGCGTTCGTCGTCTATGCCAATCAGCTGGTGCAAACCTGGGAGGCCGCCCAGCGCGATCTGCCGTTGCTCGAGGGCTACCGCAACGTGCTGCATGTGGGCGGCGAAGTCAGCCTATGCAATCCGCTGATGCTCAGTTGGGTGCATGTACTGCGCGAGCAGATTCCCAGCCACGCGATCCGCGCCGAAGTTGGCGATGGTCAGCGCCTGCTGCGCCAGTTGGAACTCGGCGTGCTGGACGCCGCGCTGGTCTACCAGCCGGCCTACTGGCCCGGCATGCAGGTGGAGGAATTGCTCGAGGAAAAACTCATCCAGATCCGCTTGCCAGGTAACCCCGAGCCTTATGTGTACATCGACTGGGGCGAAGGCTTCCGCCGTCAGCACGACGCGGCGTTGCCGGACAAAGCCAAGGCTGCCCTGACCTTCAACCTCGGCCCGCTGGCCCTGCAATACATTCTTGAGCATGGCGGCGCCGGCTACTTCCGCACGCGCGTGGTGCAGAGCTACCTGGACAGCGGCGTCCTGGAGCGCGTGCCCAAGGCCCCGGAGTTCAGTTACCCGACCTACCTGGTGTATTCCCGCGAGCGCGATTCGGCGGCGTTGCAGCAGGCGTTCCAACTGCTGCGCGAAGTGGTGCGCAGCGACAGCGACTGGTCGCAGCGCTGGGACCCGGTGATCTAG
- a CDS encoding DUF4197 domain-containing protein gives MLRLATLFASLALSAHVSALSLTDLSQSDASGGLKDALSQGAKVAVQQLGKPGGFNDNPEVRIELPGNLGKAAKTMKLMGMGAQVEQLESSMNKAAEAAVPQAQALLVDAVKKMTVQDAKGILSGPDDAATQYLNKTSREQIRAKFLPIVKQATDKVGLAQQYNAFAGQAAAFGVGNAKASSIENYVTEEALDGLFKMIAEQEAGIRQNPAGAATSLAKKVFGAL, from the coding sequence ATGCTCCGCCTCGCCACCCTATTCGCCAGCCTCGCCCTATCCGCCCACGTCTCTGCCCTGTCACTCACCGATCTCAGCCAGAGCGACGCCAGCGGCGGCCTCAAGGATGCACTGAGCCAGGGCGCCAAAGTCGCCGTACAGCAACTGGGTAAACCCGGTGGTTTCAACGACAACCCCGAGGTGCGCATCGAGCTGCCAGGCAACCTCGGCAAAGCCGCCAAGACCATGAAGCTGATGGGCATGGGCGCGCAGGTCGAACAGCTGGAAAGCAGCATGAACAAGGCCGCCGAGGCTGCCGTGCCGCAGGCCCAGGCGCTGCTGGTCGACGCGGTGAAGAAGATGACCGTGCAGGATGCCAAGGGCATCCTCAGCGGCCCGGACGACGCCGCCACGCAATACCTGAACAAGACCAGCCGCGAGCAGATTCGCGCCAAGTTCCTGCCGATCGTCAAACAGGCCACCGACAAAGTCGGCCTGGCGCAGCAGTACAACGCCTTCGCCGGTCAGGCGGCGGCGTTCGGCGTCGGCAATGCCAAGGCTTCCAGCATCGAGAACTACGTGACCGAAGAAGCCCTCGACGGCTTGTTCAAGATGATTGCCGAGCAGGAAGCCGGCATCCGTCAAAACCCAGCCGGTGCGGCGACCAGTCTGGCGAAAAAGGTGTTTGGGGCGCTGTGA